TTCCTTTCCGCTTTCAATAAGTAATGCAGGAGATGTCAACGGTGATGGCTTTGATGACATCATTATCGGCACTTCTGATGCTAATCTTTATGGTCAAACATCTGCAGCAGAAAGCTATGTGATATTTGGCAAGGAGACAGGATTTGATGCTCGTCTTGATTTGGAAACACTTGATGGTAGTAATGGTTTTGTTCTGCAGGGAATTGATTTGAGTGGTTACTCTGCTGCTATTTCAGTAAGCAATACGGGAGATGTCAATGGTGACGGGCTTGATGACATCATTATCGGTGCTTCTGGTAGGCAAGAAAGCTATGTGATATTTGGCAAAACCACAGGATTTGATACCCGCGTTGATGTTGCAACTCTCGATGGCAGCAATGGCTTTGTCGTTGATGGAATTAATATTAGTAATGACTCTACTAACATTTCAGTAAGCAATGCCGGAGATGTCAACGGTGACGGGCTTGATGACATCATTGTTAACGCGCCTGGTGCGCAAGAAAGCTACGTAGTATTTGGTAAAACCACAGGATTCGATGCCCGTGTTGATGTCGCAACTCTCGATGGCAGCAATGGTTTTGTGATTGAGGGCAACAACTTTGCATTAAGTAACGCTGGAGATGTCAACAGTGATGGTTTTGATGACTTGATCATCAGTGGTGCTTTTCCTAGCAGAGAAACCTATGTAGTATTTGGCACTTCAAACTTTGATGCTCGTGTTGATCTGACAACAATTGATGGCAGCAATGGCTTTATCATTAACAGCAACAATCTTGCCATAAGTAGCGCAGGAGATATCAACGGTGATGGCTATGATGACATAATTTTAGGCGCTCGTGGTGCTAGCCCTAATGGTCGTGTTGGTGCAGGAGAAAGCTACGTCATCTATGGTAGAGACTTCACACAAGGCGTGACTCGTCAAGGCACAGCAGGCAATGACCTACTCATTGGCACTAATGCCGATGACATTCTCATCGGTGGACTTGGCAATGATACTCTGCGTGGTGGCGGTGGTAGTAATGTTCTCTACGGTGGTGCTGGCGATGATGTCCTCATCTATAGTCCTCAAAACCGCCGCATGGATGGTGGTAGTGGTACAGATACCTTAGCTGTTGATGGTAGTGGCGTCACACTTGATTTAACTGCAATCCCCAACAACCAAATTCGCGGCGTTGAGATTATTGACTTGACGGGTACAGGCGACAATACTTTGCAACTAACGCGCTTAGATTTACTCAATTTGTCTGATTCAACCAATCAATTGATTGTCAATGGTAACTCTGTCGACTCAATTATCTCGACTGGGCAAGGTTGGCTGTTTGATACGACAACAACTCTCGATGGCAACCAATACAATCGTTACACTTCTGGCGTTGCCACTTTGTTAGTTGATACAGATATCACCCGTACTCTTAGTTGAATTTAAGCAACTGTACTCATTGATAGATAGTTTTTAAAGTCCCAACAAGTAGTGGGACTTTTTTAGTGTACAAATAACACTACATTGTGACTTGAAACAATCAATTATTGCGATCGCTCTCACTACTTACCATGCTATTAACCTATTAGAGTTTTCCTAGCACCAAACTTTACTAAAGCTTTATCTAACTGAACTTATTTCACTTTGGCTTTACCGAAAATTTATATTTTGATGTAGCTTTCCACCTATTCTACATATTAGAAGAAAAGTTTATATTTTTCGACTAATTATCAAAACCTGAGCATTTAACTTGCATATTTCCTAACAGAAAATGACCTGACTACATGACGTTTTCCTAAAACATAAGCAAGTTGTTTGTCTCTAATCTTATGCAAAAAAGCAGAAGGAACCATTATGGCAATCATTCGAGGCACCCTCGGTAACGATAAGCTAGTAGGTACGCGATTTGCTGATACAATTTATGGCTTGGCAGGCAGCGATCTACTACTGGGGCTAGCGGGTAATGACACACTCTACGGTGGTAGAGGCAATGATACTCTCAATGGTGGCGCGGGGATCGACTCCCTCATTGGTGGTGTAGGCAACGATGAATATATTGTTGATAATGTCAGTGATAAAGTTGTTGAAGCTGCTAACGCAGGCAGAGACACTGTTAGCTCTACAGTAGGTTATACCCTTCCCAATAATGTCGAGAATCTCATCCTCACTGGAAAACGCAACATAAATGGCACGGGTAATGCACTTGCTAATGAAATAATTGGTAACGATGGCAACAATATCCTTGCTGGTGGTGCAGGAAATGACCTCCTTTATGGTGATGCAGGAAACAATACTCTTTATGGAGGTACAGGAAACGATACCCTCAGTGGCGGTGCGGGAAACAACCTACGTTATGGTGGTAATGGCAATGATACTTACATTCTAGAGCAGCTAGGCGATCGCATTATTGAATTTGCCAACGAGGGTGTAGATACGGTTATTGTTTATCACACCTATACCTTGGGAGATAACTTAGAAAACCTCACCCTTGCCAATACACTGGTTGACATGAATGGCACAGGCAACAGCTTGAACAATGTAATCGTTGGTAATTCATCCAATAATATTCTACGCGGTAAGGCTGGGAATGACTCACTTCATAGTGGTGAGGGCGGAGATATCCTTATAGGTACAGAGCGCGGCATAGCAGAAAAAGATACACTAACAGGTGGAAGTGGTAGAGACGTATTTGTTTTGGGCAATGCCACAACTGCCTTTTACGACGATGGCAACCCAACAACTCCAGGTTTTGGCGATTATGCCCTAATTACAGACTTTAATCCCAACGAAGATTTTATCCGGCTCAATGGTAAACGCTCAGATTACATCTTAGCCGCTTCGCCAATAGGCTTACCAACTGGCACGGCAATCTTTCGCCAGCAACAGGGTGCAACGAATGAATTGATTGCAATTGTTCAAAGTCTTCAAGCTTTAAATTTGAATGGCGACTATTTTTTAACAGATAGCAACAACCTGTTCTTATTTGAGCTTGATGGCAAAAATGGCTTTGTTCTTCAGGGAATTAATAGTGGAGATAGTGCTGGCGCTTCAGTAAGTAATGCAGGCGATATCAACGGTGATGGGTTAGATGACATTATCATTGGTGCTCCGAGTGCTAATCCCAATGGTCGCGTTAGTGCAGGAGAGAGCTATATTGTATTTGGCAAAGCCACGAGATCTGATAATTCTATCAATCTAGCAAATCTGAATGGCAAAAATGGGTTTGTTCTCCAAGGGATTAATAGATACAGCTATTCTGGTCGTTCAGTAAGTAATGCAGGCGATATCAACGGTGATGGGTTTGATGACATTATCATTGGTGCTCCGAGTGTAGGAGAGTTATATACTGGTGAGGCTAGTAGAGCAGGAGAAAGCTACATTGTATTTGGCACATCGAGATTCGATGCTCGTGTTGATTTAGCAAATCTGGATGCCAACAATGGCTTTGTTATTCAGGGAAGAGGTTCCTTTAGCAAATTTGGTTCCTCAGTAAATAATGCAGGCGATATCAATGGTGACGGGTTTGATGACCTCATTATTGGCGCTCCTGGTAGTTCTCCCAAGGGTGTCTATCCTCCCCCAGGAAAAAGTTACATTGTATTTGGCAAAGCTTCAGGATTTAATGCCCGCGTCGATATAGCAAATTTGTATGGCTACAGCAGCTTTGTTCTCCAAGGAATCAAGGACTCTGACTATTCTGGTCGTTCAGTAAGTAATGCAGGCGATATTAATGGCGATGGGTTAGATGACCTCATTATTAGCGCTCCTGGTGCAGGAGAAAGCTACATTGTATTTGGCAAAACCGCGAGAGCAAGTTTCGATTTAGCCTCTCTCGACGGCAACAACGGCTTTGTTCTTCAGGGCGGCTCTTCAGTCAACAATGCAGGCGATATCAACGGTGATGGGTTAGATGACCTTATTATTGGCGCTCCTAGTGCTAGTCCTAATGGTCGCTCTCATGCAGGAGAAAGCTATGTTGTATTTGGCACGTCGGGCTTTGATGCGCGTGTCGATTTAGCCTCTCTCGATGGCAACAATGGCTTTGTTCTTCAAGGAAGTAATGCTTATAACTCTGTTGGTAGCTCAGTAAGTAATGCAGGAGATGTCAATGGTGATGGGTTTGATGACATCCTGATTGGTGCTGCTGGTGCCAGAGGAAGCTATCTTGTATTTGGCAAAGCTTCAGGATTTGATGCACGT
The DNA window shown above is from Gloeocapsopsis sp. IPPAS B-1203 and carries:
- a CDS encoding FG-GAP repeat protein, which encodes MAIIRGTLGNDKLVGTRFADTIYGLAGSDLLLGLAGNDTLYGGRGNDTLNGGAGIDSLIGGVGNDEYIVDNVSDKVVEAANAGRDTVSSTVGYTLPNNVENLILTGKRNINGTGNALANEIIGNDGNNILAGGAGNDLLYGDAGNNTLYGGTGNDTLSGGAGNNLRYGGNGNDTYILEQLGDRIIEFANEGVDTVIVYHTYTLGDNLENLTLANTLVDMNGTGNSLNNVIVGNSSNNILRGKAGNDSLHSGEGGDILIGTERGIAEKDTLTGGSGRDVFVLGNATTAFYDDGNPTTPGFGDYALITDFNPNEDFIRLNGKRSDYILAASPIGLPTGTAIFRQQQGATNELIAIVQSLQALNLNGDYFLTDSNNLFLFELDGKNGFVLQGINSGDSAGASVSNAGDINGDGLDDIIIGAPSANPNGRVSAGESYIVFGKATRSDNSINLANLNGKNGFVLQGINRYSYSGRSVSNAGDINGDGFDDIIIGAPSVGELYTGEASRAGESYIVFGTSRFDARVDLANLDANNGFVIQGRGSFSKFGSSVNNAGDINGDGFDDLIIGAPGSSPKGVYPPPGKSYIVFGKASGFNARVDIANLYGYSSFVLQGIKDSDYSGRSVSNAGDINGDGLDDLIISAPGAGESYIVFGKTARASFDLASLDGNNGFVLQGGSSVNNAGDINGDGLDDLIIGAPSASPNGRSHAGESYVVFGTSGFDARVDLASLDGNNGFVLQGSNAYNSVGSSVSNAGDVNGDGFDDILIGAAGARGSYLVFGKASGFDARVDLATLDSSNGFVFRANTDGYSSFSVSSGGDINGDGYDDMILGAPSASPDGRFIAGESYVIYGRDFTGSVTRQGTAGNDLLIGTNADDILIGGLGNDTLRGGGGRNVLIGGAGDDVLTFSAQNRCIDGGSGTDTLAINASGLTLDLTLIPNNRISGIEIIDLTGTGNNALQLTRLKLLNLSDSTNQLIVKGNAGDSIISTGQGWLLDTTATLDGNLYNRYLSGAATLLVDTDITRTLS